From Leptolyngbya sp. 'hensonii', the proteins below share one genomic window:
- a CDS encoding YdcF family protein, whose protein sequence is MFLFLSKLLPLFLYPLGLTCLLMVVALVLIWKRPRLAAGVIALGLGVLLLSSSSWVSGQLLKSLEWQSLPTTLPQADAIVVLGGCTRPPLQPRPGVDVTDAGDRVIYGAQLYRQGKAPYLVLSGGRIDWRQGGPPESSDMADLSQQLGVPATAILQDPTSFNTHENAVNVKKILQEKGLQRVLLVTTATHMPRSRLIFKHEGIDAIPAPTDFIMTYQPASETSEGSWQSVILDLIPDAERLGFTTRALKEYLGIAIYRLRGWL, encoded by the coding sequence ATGTTCTTATTCCTCTCAAAATTACTGCCTCTGTTTTTGTATCCCCTCGGCCTGACTTGCCTCCTGATGGTGGTGGCCCTGGTTCTGATCTGGAAGCGTCCCCGTTTGGCTGCAGGTGTTATTGCGCTGGGATTGGGGGTTTTGTTACTCTCCAGCAGCAGTTGGGTCTCTGGCCAGTTGCTCAAATCTCTGGAGTGGCAGTCCCTGCCCACAACCCTACCCCAGGCAGATGCGATCGTGGTGTTGGGTGGTTGCACCCGTCCTCCCTTACAGCCCCGACCTGGCGTAGATGTTACGGATGCGGGCGATCGGGTCATTTATGGTGCCCAGTTGTATCGTCAGGGCAAGGCCCCCTACCTGGTTCTTAGTGGTGGACGAATTGACTGGCGTCAGGGTGGTCCCCCGGAGTCCAGTGACATGGCGGACTTATCCCAACAATTGGGAGTCCCAGCCACCGCAATTCTGCAAGATCCGACTTCCTTTAACACCCATGAGAATGCTGTGAATGTCAAAAAAATCCTGCAGGAAAAAGGGCTGCAGCGGGTATTGCTGGTGACCACTGCGACCCACATGCCCCGATCCCGATTGATCTTTAAACATGAGGGAATCGATGCCATCCCTGCTCCCACAGACTTCATCATGACCTATCAGCCTGCCTCAGAAACCTCCGAGGGAAGCTGGCAGAGCGTTATCTTGGATTTGATTCCAGATGCAGAACGGCTAGGATTCACCACCCGGGCCCTGAAAGAATACCTCGGGATTGCGATTTACCGACTACGCGGTTGGCTGTAA
- a CDS encoding cupin domain-containing protein: MDTQELHIQVDHHPTADHLTQLGVSTWPTWSKEISEFPWTYEAQETCYLLEGAVEVTPEGGSPVSIGQGDLVVFPTGMSCTWNILSPVRKHYKFE, translated from the coding sequence ATGGACACCCAGGAATTGCACATTCAGGTCGATCATCACCCCACGGCAGACCATCTGACTCAATTGGGGGTTTCGACCTGGCCCACCTGGTCCAAAGAAATTTCTGAATTTCCCTGGACCTATGAGGCTCAGGAAACCTGTTATTTGCTGGAGGGTGCTGTGGAAGTGACCCCAGAGGGAGGCTCTCCCGTCTCGATCGGTCAAGGGGATCTCGTAGTTTTTCCAACGGGAATGTCCTGTACCTGGAATATCCTCAGTCCGGTGCGTAAGCATTACAAATTTGAATAG
- a CDS encoding NAD(P)-dependent oxidoreductase: protein MSVGLMGAGLMGSAMVERLLDRQIPVMAYNRTPTRLAALETQGARIASSPAEVLQQTEVILLMLTDADAIRTVLLTGSTQALLADHTVIQMGTISPQDSQTIGAEITAAGGDYLEAPVLGSIGEARSGQLQIMVGASPAQFEQWIGLLQHLSPAPRLIGPIGTAAALKLALNQLIGSLTTAFAASLGLVLRQGIEVEVFMEILRQSALYAPTFDKKLQRMVDQNFAQPNFPTKHLLKDIQLFIKTAEAAGLNVANVVGVEEILEQAIALNLANEDYSALFAAMNPTL from the coding sequence ATGTCAGTGGGGTTGATGGGGGCTGGCCTGATGGGTTCGGCTATGGTTGAGCGCCTGCTCGATCGTCAAATTCCTGTGATGGCCTATAATCGAACCCCAACTCGACTGGCGGCGCTGGAGACCCAGGGCGCGAGGATTGCCAGCTCTCCGGCTGAAGTCCTGCAGCAAACAGAGGTGATTCTGCTCATGTTGACGGATGCAGACGCCATTCGGACAGTATTGCTCACTGGGAGCACGCAAGCACTGCTGGCCGATCACACCGTCATCCAGATGGGGACTATCTCACCCCAGGACAGTCAGACGATCGGAGCTGAGATTACCGCTGCTGGTGGAGACTATCTGGAGGCTCCGGTGCTGGGAAGTATTGGAGAGGCCCGTTCTGGCCAGTTACAGATCATGGTCGGTGCATCCCCAGCCCAGTTTGAGCAGTGGATCGGGTTACTGCAGCATTTGAGCCCAGCTCCCCGCCTGATTGGACCAATAGGGACGGCAGCAGCCCTCAAACTGGCCCTGAATCAGTTGATTGGTTCCCTGACCACCGCTTTTGCAGCCAGCCTGGGGCTGGTGCTACGCCAGGGAATTGAGGTTGAGGTCTTTATGGAGATCCTGCGACAGAGTGCCCTCTATGCCCCTACCTTTGATAAGAAGCTGCAACGGATGGTAGACCAGAATTTTGCTCAACCCAATTTCCCCACCAAGCATCTGCTGAAAGACATACAGTTATTTATAAAAACTGCTGAGGCTGCAGGTTTGAATGTGGCCAATGTTGTAGGCGTAGAGGAGATCTTGGAACAGGCGATCGCCCTGAACCTGGCGAATGAAGACTATTCTGCCCTGTTTGCGGCAATGAACCCAACGTTGTGA
- a CDS encoding ABC transporter permease: protein MTVSERRGLQSAWDNLVAALTGETAVYILKRFLQALFTLFLASALCFFIIQLAPGDYLDTLKQNPKIKPETIDLLRQQFGLDCTWAKLFVGQFQGPGWLAEVICWAGQYWRWLTQILTQGNFGTSFIYQRSVASLLWERIPATLLMAFASLIVTWAIAIPLGIVAAVNQNRGIDRVLQVLSYTGQGFPSFITALALLFLAQMTSPLFPVGDMTSIDHADLTLLGKILDLGWHLILPTIALSIISFAGLQRITRGELLDVLRQDYIQTARAKGLPENKVIYVHALRNAINPLITLLGFEFSSLLSGAFIAEFFFNWPGLGRLILQAVYAQDIYLVMASLMMGAVMLIAGNLLADLLLKTADPRIKLADLN from the coding sequence ATGACCGTATCTGAACGTCGTGGACTACAGTCAGCCTGGGACAACCTGGTAGCAGCACTCACCGGTGAAACGGCTGTTTATATTCTGAAGCGATTTTTACAGGCTCTGTTCACCCTCTTCCTGGCCTCAGCCCTGTGCTTTTTCATCATTCAACTGGCTCCGGGAGATTACCTGGACACCCTGAAGCAGAATCCCAAGATTAAACCAGAGACGATCGATCTATTGCGTCAGCAATTTGGCCTGGATTGCACCTGGGCCAAGCTCTTTGTTGGCCAATTCCAAGGGCCTGGCTGGTTGGCTGAGGTGATTTGCTGGGCCGGTCAGTATTGGCGCTGGCTGACGCAAATCCTGACCCAGGGCAACTTTGGGACCAGTTTCATCTATCAGAGATCGGTTGCGTCGCTGCTGTGGGAAAGGATTCCGGCCACCCTCTTGATGGCTTTTGCTTCCCTGATCGTCACCTGGGCGATCGCAATTCCGCTGGGGATCGTCGCAGCGGTGAATCAGAATCGCGGGATCGATCGGGTCCTGCAGGTGCTCAGCTACACAGGTCAGGGCTTTCCCAGCTTTATCACGGCCCTGGCTTTGCTGTTCCTGGCCCAAATGACCTCACCACTTTTTCCCGTTGGGGATATGACTAGCATTGACCATGCCGACCTGACCCTTCTGGGTAAAATTCTGGATCTGGGCTGGCATCTGATTCTGCCCACGATCGCCCTGAGTATCATCAGCTTTGCGGGGCTGCAACGCATTACCCGAGGGGAACTGCTGGATGTGCTGCGACAGGATTATATCCAGACTGCCCGAGCAAAGGGGTTGCCGGAAAATAAGGTAATTTACGTGCATGCCCTCCGGAATGCGATTAATCCTTTGATTACCCTACTGGGGTTTGAATTTTCCAGTCTGCTGAGTGGGGCCTTCATCGCTGAATTTTTCTTCAACTGGCCCGGTCTGGGTCGGTTGATTTTGCAGGCCGTCTATGCCCAGGACATTTACCTGGTTATGGCTAGCTTGATGATGGGGGCAGTCATGTTGATTGCGGGTAACCTGCTGGCAGACTTGCTACTGAAAACAGCAGATCCGCGTATTAAGCTGGCGGATCTCAATTAG
- a CDS encoding SET domain-containing protein has translation MMHPHTELRFINHQIGFGVFATQFIPKGTITWVLDDLDQRLDESYVFSTPPVLRERLLKYSYRDEQGKYILCWDIAKFVNHSFNSSNIGTAYSLELAARDIYPGEELTDDYGYFNLDKPFDCFPESGCDRTRVLPDDILRYYPEWDRKAAAAFTRFNQVDQPLKVLIDEIAWEKLVWVASGQTPMESILNCYYDRTRPLKAVS, from the coding sequence ATGATGCACCCCCACACTGAACTTCGCTTTATCAATCACCAGATTGGATTTGGCGTGTTCGCGACACAATTTATTCCCAAAGGGACGATTACCTGGGTTCTGGACGATCTGGACCAGAGGTTGGATGAATCCTATGTATTTTCGACCCCACCTGTGTTGCGGGAACGCCTGCTCAAGTATTCCTATCGGGACGAGCAGGGAAAATACATTCTTTGTTGGGATATTGCTAAGTTTGTCAATCATAGTTTTAACTCCAGCAATATTGGCACAGCATACAGTCTGGAACTGGCAGCCCGGGATATTTACCCCGGAGAAGAGCTGACGGATGATTACGGTTACTTCAATCTGGATAAACCCTTTGACTGTTTCCCAGAATCAGGCTGCGATCGCACCCGCGTTTTGCCGGATGATATCCTGCGCTATTACCCGGAGTGGGATCGGAAAGCAGCCGCTGCCTTTACCCGTTTTAATCAGGTTGATCAGCCCCTAAAAGTGCTGATTGACGAGATTGCCTGGGAGAAATTAGTTTGGGTGGCCTCTGGCCAAACGCCGATGGAGTCGATTCTGAATTGTTACTACGATCGGACTCGCCCCCTCAAAGCTGTCAGTTGA
- the trxA gene encoding thioredoxin translates to MSVAVQVTDSTFEQEVLKSDIPVLVDFWAPWCGPCRMVAPVVDEIAQQYEGQVKVVKVNTDENPSVATTYGIRSIPTLMIFKGGQRVDMVVGAVPKTTLANTLEKYI, encoded by the coding sequence ATGTCAGTAGCTGTGCAAGTTACAGATTCTACATTTGAGCAAGAAGTTCTTAAGAGTGACATCCCCGTACTTGTTGATTTTTGGGCTCCTTGGTGTGGCCCCTGCCGCATGGTTGCTCCGGTCGTCGATGAAATCGCTCAACAGTATGAAGGTCAGGTGAAGGTAGTAAAGGTCAACACGGATGAAAACCCCAGTGTTGCTACTACTTATGGTATTCGCAGCATCCCGACTCTCATGATCTTCAAGGGTGGTCAAAGGGTGGATATGGTTGTTGGTGCTGTTCCTAAGACAACGCTTGCAAACACTTTGGAAAAGTATATTTAG
- a CDS encoding LOG family protein, giving the protein MALSFHRKELESLQTEVNELIERLPSLEQGELIQQALTSLLRITTHEIGRLDWKILTASLQDMERAFKTFYAYRHIRKVTIFGSARILADTPEYRMAVEFSRQVTQQGFMIMTGAGGGIMQAGNEGAGPEKSFGLNIQLPFEQGANPFIQDDRKLIHFKYFFTRKLFFLRESDALALFPGGFGTLDEAFECLTLCQTGKSPPLPLVLIDRPGGTYWRRWRDYIEEELIQNRLISPEDTSLFTITDDLDVACQAISSFYRVYHSCRYVGNQLIIRLKTDLTEGDVQLLNDRFSDILVQGRIEKTQALPQETLDETSKLPRLALFFNQRDLGRLYQLIGAINHLGVPSPAVEHPEQK; this is encoded by the coding sequence ATGGCCTTATCTTTCCACCGCAAGGAACTTGAGTCTCTACAGACTGAAGTCAATGAACTCATTGAACGGCTTCCGTCTCTAGAACAGGGTGAGCTGATTCAGCAGGCGCTGACAAGCCTACTGCGAATTACAACCCATGAGATTGGACGATTAGATTGGAAAATCTTGACCGCTTCTCTGCAAGATATGGAGCGAGCTTTTAAGACTTTCTATGCCTATCGCCACATTCGTAAAGTCACCATTTTCGGTTCAGCGCGCATCCTTGCAGATACGCCGGAATATCGCATGGCCGTAGAGTTTTCCCGTCAGGTGACCCAACAGGGTTTTATGATCATGACGGGGGCGGGCGGGGGCATTATGCAGGCGGGGAATGAAGGAGCTGGGCCAGAAAAATCCTTTGGTCTAAACATTCAACTCCCTTTTGAGCAGGGAGCTAATCCGTTCATTCAAGACGATCGCAAACTCATTCACTTCAAATACTTTTTCACTCGCAAACTCTTCTTTCTGCGGGAGAGTGATGCTCTGGCCCTATTCCCAGGTGGCTTTGGCACCTTAGATGAGGCTTTTGAATGCCTCACCCTCTGCCAGACAGGAAAATCTCCCCCCTTACCCCTAGTCCTGATTGATCGTCCGGGTGGGACTTACTGGCGGAGATGGCGGGATTATATTGAAGAAGAACTGATTCAGAATCGGTTGATCAGTCCCGAAGATACCAGCCTGTTTACAATTACCGATGATTTGGATGTGGCCTGTCAGGCGATCAGCAGTTTTTATCGGGTTTATCATTCCTGTCGTTACGTGGGCAATCAGCTGATCATTCGCCTCAAGACTGATCTAACAGAAGGGGATGTCCAACTTTTGAACGATCGATTCAGCGATATCTTAGTTCAAGGTCGAATTGAGAAAACCCAGGCTTTGCCCCAGGAGACCCTGGATGAAACCAGCAAGCTTCCGAGGTTGGCGCTGTTTTTCAATCAACGGGACCTGGGTCGTCTCTATCAGTTGATTGGTGCGATTAATCATTTAGGGGTACCATCCCCCGCAGTGGAACATCCTGAGCAAAAGTAG
- a CDS encoding DUF3038 domain-containing protein — protein MPAIPLPDDACPRRLRLMIDLMLLTIEALDLGGSEAILAASEELELQSIIKNRVTLWLLRSTNPLRRYSQRRPLRLIEAKALVAITCHLSRRLTVLTRQLLLAYQQLDEKQLSVEHHFRLSEYLERFRVHFCQRMNPRRMAIVAQYTRIDIAASSHHDDKGTYSDEGLNQLAIFLLERLLFCTGTAGMQRFWVSLFDGEIE, from the coding sequence TTGCCGGCCATCCCATTACCGGATGATGCCTGCCCCCGCCGCCTCCGGTTGATGATTGACCTCATGCTCTTGACGATCGAAGCCCTTGATCTAGGCGGATCTGAAGCAATTCTGGCCGCATCAGAAGAGTTAGAGTTGCAAAGCATTATTAAGAACCGAGTCACCTTGTGGCTGCTTCGGAGTACAAATCCTCTGCGGCGATACAGCCAGCGTCGCCCGCTCCGTCTCATTGAAGCCAAGGCTCTAGTTGCAATCACCTGTCATCTGTCTCGGCGGCTGACTGTGCTCACCCGCCAACTCCTGCTGGCCTATCAGCAACTGGATGAAAAACAGCTTTCCGTCGAACACCATTTCCGCCTGTCTGAATATCTGGAACGGTTTCGGGTTCATTTTTGTCAGCGGATGAATCCCCGTCGCATGGCGATCGTGGCTCAATACACCAGGATTGATATTGCTGCATCTTCCCACCATGATGATAAGGGAACCTACAGTGATGAGGGATTGAATCAGCTGGCGATCTTTTTGCTAGAACGCCTGTTGTTCTGCACCGGCACAGCCGGAATGCAACGGTTCTGGGTTAGCTTATTTGATGGAGAAATTGAATGA
- a CDS encoding CHAD domain-containing protein: MKTQTVTAEKQATYGDYAHQMIQQQYKKLLKLESAVLQDVDPEPLHEMRVAMRRLRTALHVFDTVLELPSELTGKAIAKVSRILGTVRDLDVLSADLQTRYAPHLSESEQKKFQRVLEGMQRQRVKAFARLQKTLQGETYTTLKQTLQSWLKHPSYTPLAQIPITQIVPDLLAPLISCLLLHPAWMVATTFREGQMKILKKSGTQAIDRDLERYSEVLHDLRKQMKGVRYQAEFFANFYGPAYADQIRDFKTIQDLLGQLQDSAVLQEFLVDRLNVNLKEEFPSLLQYLHQLRIELWQTWRPLQQRYLSPEFRQQLRLQILAPQLQPTA, encoded by the coding sequence ATGAAAACGCAGACTGTCACAGCAGAAAAGCAGGCAACCTATGGTGACTATGCCCATCAAATGATTCAACAGCAGTATAAAAAGCTGCTCAAGCTAGAATCTGCTGTGCTTCAAGATGTTGACCCAGAGCCGCTGCACGAAATGCGTGTGGCGATGCGCCGCCTGCGAACTGCATTGCATGTGTTTGACACTGTCCTGGAATTGCCCTCAGAACTAACGGGAAAGGCTATTGCTAAAGTCTCTAGAATTTTAGGTACAGTTCGGGATCTGGATGTTCTCTCTGCCGACTTGCAAACCCGATATGCCCCCCATCTCTCAGAGTCGGAGCAGAAAAAGTTTCAGCGGGTTCTGGAGGGGATGCAACGCCAGCGGGTGAAAGCCTTTGCTCGCCTGCAAAAAACTTTACAGGGTGAGACCTACACGACCCTGAAGCAAACCTTGCAGAGCTGGCTGAAACACCCCTCTTATACACCCTTAGCCCAGATTCCCATCACCCAGATTGTCCCCGATCTCCTGGCCCCCTTAATCAGTTGTCTGCTGCTGCACCCAGCCTGGATGGTTGCGACGACCTTCCGGGAAGGTCAGATGAAGATTTTGAAGAAATCTGGAACGCAGGCGATCGATCGTGACCTGGAACGGTACAGCGAAGTTCTCCATGATCTGAGAAAACAGATGAAAGGTGTCCGATATCAGGCCGAATTCTTTGCTAACTTCTACGGGCCAGCATATGCGGATCAAATCAGGGATTTTAAGACTATTCAGGATCTTCTGGGCCAACTGCAGGACAGTGCTGTGTTGCAGGAATTTCTAGTCGATCGACTGAACGTTAATTTGAAAGAGGAATTCCCCAGTTTGTTGCAGTACTTGCATCAACTCCGCATTGAGCTCTGGCAAACCTGGCGACCTCTACAACAGCGCTATCTCAGTCCAGAGTTTCGCCAGCAACTCCGACTGCAGATTTTAGCCCCTCAGTTACAGCCAACCGCGTAG
- a CDS encoding adenine phosphoribosyltransferase, with protein MDLKALIREIPDFPKPGILFRDITTLLRNPQGLQYTIDYLAEQCADFGVDYVIGMESRGFIFGAPLAYRLEAGFIPVRKPGKLPAAVHTVEYELEYGMDRLEMHQDALHDGARVLIVDDLIATGGTAVATAQLVERSGCSLVGFGFIIELRDLEGRKRLPADVPIVTLVEY; from the coding sequence ATGGACCTCAAAGCCCTGATTCGCGAAATTCCCGATTTTCCGAAACCCGGTATCCTGTTTCGAGATATCACTACCCTGCTGAGAAATCCCCAGGGATTACAATACACCATTGATTATCTGGCAGAGCAATGTGCTGACTTTGGGGTGGATTATGTGATTGGTATGGAATCCCGGGGTTTTATTTTTGGCGCTCCCCTGGCTTATCGCTTAGAAGCAGGATTTATCCCGGTGCGGAAACCAGGCAAATTACCAGCTGCAGTCCATACGGTTGAATATGAGTTGGAATACGGCATGGATCGCCTGGAAATGCATCAGGACGCCCTGCATGACGGAGCTCGGGTGCTGATTGTGGATGACCTGATTGCCACGGGGGGGACGGCTGTGGCCACTGCTCAACTGGTGGAGCGCAGCGGCTGCAGTCTGGTCGGGTTTGGCTTTATCATCGAACTACGCGACCTGGAGGGGCGGAAGCGGTTACCCGCAGATGTTCCGATCGTGACCCTGGTTGAGTATTAA
- a CDS encoding ATP-binding protein: protein MQVTASDSPPKRKWRVSLLNSVGLRLFLSVLCGSLIGLGCASYLFYQRLVQQAQDELIARLDVKAKSLEGSFDTVENSARLVATSAITFYEAGEKREEVYVNLIRGALKRSPLATGLGFGQPPENRLIIPSRKYAYPWAIKASDGTVTAKGGESDPANFKEGYFRKPIAACQQLSSINLCKGIWLEPVSYEETTVDPPRTFVTTSYSLPFYSAKGQLLGVLGQDIELGFLSGILSVPVIQDDGYFVLVSSQGKLVAYPPNPDAALALKPFPQINNYAQLWEQIQTELQATNSGIVSWTDSQGKREFWAYRKIPNTGWILLASVPQSVVYGPLLRLTAGGTLLAAFFAAAFLLIVVIQFVRNLNRRLQPIMDECNRLAETSLKGEELMGREDELGRLTISFYNLLGQVTVNEKRLRQEMARSAKAFQALQQTQAQLIQTEKMSGLGQMVAGIAHEINNPINFIYGNLPHASSYTQDLLNLIELYQRKSPTHDPEIQAMEEEIDLEFLVEDLQKMLTSMRIGADRIREIVLSLRNFSRLDEAEMKYVNIHEGIDSTLLILQNRLKATANHPAIEVAKNYGDLPPVECYAGQLNQVFMNILSNSIDALIARFGTDAEDRLEGNGQALDSAPPSLYPAEAGPSPAIMIRTGITHDQERVFICFQDNGPGIAPEVQSKLFDPFFTTKPVGKGTGLGLSISYQIVVDKHHGSLKCLSEIGQGAEFWIEIPISQNKPAEVLFQEESDE, encoded by the coding sequence ATGCAGGTTACTGCTTCCGACTCACCTCCAAAACGTAAATGGCGGGTTTCCCTATTAAATTCGGTTGGCCTGCGCCTGTTTCTTTCGGTTTTGTGCGGCTCTCTGATTGGTCTGGGCTGCGCCTCCTATCTGTTCTATCAAAGGCTGGTGCAACAGGCTCAGGATGAATTGATTGCTCGATTGGATGTCAAGGCCAAATCCCTGGAAGGGAGTTTTGATACGGTTGAAAACTCGGCCCGTCTGGTGGCAACTTCGGCCATTACCTTCTACGAAGCCGGAGAAAAACGGGAAGAGGTGTACGTCAACCTGATCCGGGGGGCGCTGAAAAGATCTCCCCTGGCTACAGGATTGGGTTTTGGCCAACCCCCAGAAAATCGGTTGATCATCCCCTCCCGTAAGTACGCCTATCCCTGGGCCATTAAAGCCAGTGACGGGACCGTGACCGCCAAAGGCGGAGAATCCGATCCAGCCAACTTTAAGGAGGGTTACTTCCGTAAACCGATCGCAGCCTGCCAGCAGCTTTCATCCATCAATCTCTGTAAGGGTATCTGGCTGGAGCCGGTTAGCTATGAGGAAACCACTGTTGATCCGCCTCGTACTTTTGTCACCACTAGTTATTCTCTCCCTTTCTACAGTGCTAAAGGTCAATTGCTGGGGGTTTTGGGGCAGGATATCGAATTAGGGTTTCTGAGTGGTATCCTTTCAGTCCCTGTGATTCAAGATGATGGCTATTTTGTTCTGGTCAGTAGCCAGGGGAAGCTTGTTGCCTATCCCCCAAATCCTGATGCAGCGCTGGCCCTCAAGCCTTTTCCCCAGATTAATAACTATGCCCAGCTCTGGGAGCAAATCCAGACGGAACTGCAGGCCACGAATAGCGGTATTGTGTCCTGGACCGACAGTCAGGGGAAGCGGGAGTTTTGGGCTTATCGCAAAATTCCTAATACTGGCTGGATCTTGCTGGCCTCCGTACCCCAGTCAGTGGTCTACGGTCCTCTGCTCCGCTTAACGGCTGGCGGAACCTTACTGGCTGCTTTCTTTGCCGCCGCCTTTCTGCTGATTGTGGTGATTCAGTTCGTGCGTAACCTCAATCGTCGATTGCAACCCATTATGGATGAGTGCAACCGCTTGGCAGAAACCAGCCTGAAAGGGGAAGAACTGATGGGGCGGGAAGATGAACTGGGACGGTTAACCATCTCGTTCTACAACCTTTTGGGCCAGGTAACGGTTAACGAGAAGCGCTTGCGCCAGGAAATGGCCCGATCGGCCAAGGCATTCCAGGCTTTGCAGCAGACTCAGGCGCAGTTGATTCAAACGGAAAAGATGTCGGGCTTAGGGCAGATGGTCGCTGGGATTGCCCATGAAATTAATAATCCGATCAATTTCATTTACGGTAATCTGCCCCATGCCAGTAGCTATACTCAGGATCTGCTGAATCTGATTGAGCTATATCAGCGGAAGAGTCCGACCCATGACCCTGAAATTCAGGCCATGGAGGAGGAAATTGACCTGGAATTTCTGGTCGAAGATCTGCAGAAAATGTTGACATCGATGCGGATTGGGGCCGATCGGATCCGCGAAATTGTGCTCTCCCTGCGCAACTTCTCGCGCCTGGATGAGGCGGAAATGAAGTACGTCAACATCCACGAAGGGATCGATAGCACACTCTTAATCCTGCAAAATCGGCTGAAGGCAACAGCCAATCATCCGGCGATTGAGGTAGCGAAAAATTACGGAGACCTGCCGCCCGTAGAGTGTTATGCTGGTCAACTCAATCAAGTGTTCATGAACATTCTCAGTAACTCGATCGATGCCCTGATTGCCCGATTTGGGACTGATGCTGAGGACAGGCTAGAGGGCAATGGGCAAGCTTTAGATTCTGCCCCACCATCGCTCTACCCTGCCGAAGCAGGCCCATCCCCTGCCATTATGATTCGTACCGGCATCACCCATGATCAGGAGCGGGTCTTTATCTGCTTTCAGGACAATGGTCCTGGCATTGCCCCAGAAGTCCAGTCCAAACTCTTCGATCCCTTTTTTACCACCAAACCGGTGGGTAAGGGGACGGGGCTGGGGCTGTCCATCAGCTATCAGATTGTTGTAGACAAGCACCATGGGTCATTGAAATGTTTGTCTGAGATCGGGCAGGGGGCAGAATTCTGGATCGAGATCCCCATTTCTCAGAACAAACCTGCGGAAGTATTATTCCAGGAAGAGTCGGATGAATAA
- a CDS encoding alpha/beta hydrolase, whose protein sequence is MQTYRWNWKGKPVQITYEILGEGQPILLLPAFSTVSSRTEMRGLAELLATEYQVFALDWPGFGQSDRPALQYKPAFYQGFLRDFVQATFSAPVVVIAAGHAAGYVMKLAQQQPPLWSWVVLVAPTWRGPLPTAMGEHRRIYRSLQFLVNLPFVGQFLYLLNTFPGLLYLMYRRHVYASAKKVTRSLIWRKWQTTQRWGARFASVAFVTGALDPVRQRDDFMAYFQPLPVPVLVAIGEQTPPKSRREMEFLAHFSGAQVCRLPGSLGLHEENPDLLIAEILPFMRKYLS, encoded by the coding sequence GTGCAAACCTACCGGTGGAACTGGAAAGGCAAACCAGTTCAAATCACGTACGAAATTTTGGGGGAGGGCCAGCCAATCCTGCTCCTTCCTGCCTTCAGTACTGTCTCCAGCCGCACTGAAATGCGTGGCTTGGCGGAGTTGCTGGCTACTGAGTATCAAGTTTTTGCGCTGGATTGGCCAGGGTTCGGACAGTCCGATCGACCGGCTCTACAATACAAACCGGCTTTCTATCAGGGGTTTTTGCGGGATTTTGTCCAGGCCACTTTTAGCGCACCTGTGGTGGTGATTGCAGCGGGGCATGCTGCCGGATATGTGATGAAACTGGCTCAGCAACAGCCTCCTTTGTGGTCATGGGTTGTGCTGGTGGCTCCCACTTGGCGAGGCCCCCTGCCCACCGCCATGGGGGAACATCGCCGGATTTATCGCAGCCTGCAGTTTCTGGTCAACTTGCCATTTGTGGGTCAATTTCTCTACCTCCTGAATACCTTTCCTGGCTTGCTCTACCTGATGTATCGACGGCATGTCTATGCCAGCGCCAAAAAAGTAACCCGCTCCCTCATCTGGCGCAAGTGGCAAACGACTCAAAGATGGGGAGCCCGCTTTGCTTCCGTTGCCTTTGTTACGGGGGCTCTCGATCCAGTCCGACAGCGGGATGACTTCATGGCCTACTTCCAGCCGTTACCAGTACCGGTGCTGGTTGCGATCGGTGAGCAAACGCCACCAAAATCACGCCGGGAGATGGAGTTTCTGGCCCATTTCTCCGGGGCTCAGGTGTGTCGCTTGCCAGGTTCCTTAGGCCTGCATGAGGAAAATCCAGACCTCCTGATCGCTGAGATTCTGCCCTTCATGAGAAAATATCTATCCTGA